A genomic segment from Carcharodon carcharias isolate sCarCar2 unplaced genomic scaffold, sCarCar2.pri scaffold_973_ctg1, whole genome shotgun sequence encodes:
- the LOC121275233 gene encoding germ cell-specific gene 1-like protein — MNRGGQGVAFVEQKTQIGADGLNGRGKGVRMKLSQSSRHSLSAVLNSAGLLASVCAFGTSYWCVGTHKVVKPLCLSATRLANCAAANSTLPPNTTLRQLVQYVWETGDDRFAFRSFHTGFWHSCEEHDKGVKCRSFINLTPESELGVLWFAIAAETLFIALLSLGFLLMCLELLYSGTAVDRLKINSFAAVFTILSGLLGMVGHMMYTTVFHVTVNLGPKDWKPQSWDYGWSFHLAWFAFSCCMVSAVTSLNSYSKTAARVRGSKRGQGGQRPGPHLLLDPDQAPFLWERSVFSLEGGSEGERGRGSGNADPADPLEEGEEAC; from the exons ATGAACAGGGGAGGGCAGGGTGTGGCTTTTGTGGAGCAGAAGACCCAGATTggagcagatgggctgaatg ggagggggaagggagtcaGGATGAAGTTGAGCCAGTCGTCACGGCACTCGCTGTCCGCAGTCCTGAACTCGGCCGGACTCCTGGCCTCCGTCTGCGCCTTCGGCACCAGCTACTGGTGCGTGGGCACCCACAAGGTGGTAAAGCCgctctgcctctctgccacccgTCTGGCCAACTGCGCGGCGGCCAACAGCACCctgccccccaacaccaccctccGCCAGCTGGTGCAGTACGTCTGGGAGACCGGGGACGACCGCTTTGCCTTCCGGAGCTTCCACACGGGATTCTGGCATTCCTGCGAGGAGCACGACAAGGGAG TGAAATGTCGGAGCTTCATTAACCTGACTCCAGAATCTGAACTCG GCGTGCTGTGGTTCGCCATCGCCGCGGAGACCCTGTTCATCGCCCTGCTGAGCCTTGGCTTCCTCCTCATGTGCCTGGAGCTCCTCTACTCGGGGACCGCGGTGGATAGGCTGAAGATCAACTCCTTCGCCGCCGTCTTCACCATCCTGTCCG GACTCCTTGGCATGGTGGGACACATGATGTACACGACGGTGTTCCATGTTACAGTCAACTTGGGACCAAAGGATTGGAAACCACAGTCCTGGGACTATGGGTGGTCGTTCCA CTTGGCCTGGTTCGCCTTCAGCTGCTGCATGGTCTCCGCTGTCACCAGCCTCAACTCCTACAGCAAGACAGCCGCCCGGGTGAGGGGCTCCAAGCGTGGCCAGGGGGGCCAGAGGCCAGGACCCCACCTCCTGCTCGACCCCGACCAGGCCCCCTTCCTCTGGGAGCGCTCCGTCTTCTCGCTGGAGGGGGGctcggagggggagagggggagggggagtgggaacgCCGACCCCGCCGACCcgctggaggagggggaggaggcttgTTAA